A stretch of the Bacillus anthracis str. Vollum genome encodes the following:
- a CDS encoding YitT family protein — protein sequence MKKVFEYVLLTIGSIIVAGSLELILAPNGLVDGGVTAIAIMANKVAGLPLYGVFLGINIPILLFTAKVMGKKFFIRTSYANVVTTLGLIYLKPFPAITTSELLIVLYGGVLFGVGVGIVVKMGGAIDGSEMLAVWMNKHFKVPISTFLLAVNAVIFIFVAILFSIEQAMFSLAIFYIVTKMIDFILDGINQGKSVMIISGKNKEIGDLLMKELQLSVTYLHGEGGFLGEHKRIIYCITNRFIYPKMKDLVLSVDPTAIIEASYSTETTGVKRPGRAMRSEK from the coding sequence ATGAAGAAAGTATTTGAATACGTATTATTAACAATTGGCTCAATTATTGTAGCAGGTTCATTAGAGCTTATTTTAGCGCCTAATGGATTAGTAGATGGCGGGGTAACAGCCATTGCTATTATGGCGAATAAAGTTGCAGGATTGCCGCTTTATGGAGTGTTCTTAGGAATTAATATCCCGATTTTATTATTTACTGCAAAAGTAATGGGAAAGAAGTTCTTTATCCGTACATCCTATGCAAATGTTGTGACAACACTTGGATTGATTTATTTGAAACCATTTCCAGCAATTACAACTTCTGAATTGTTAATTGTTCTTTATGGAGGAGTTCTATTTGGTGTTGGTGTAGGGATTGTAGTAAAAATGGGCGGAGCAATTGACGGATCAGAAATGTTAGCTGTTTGGATGAATAAACATTTTAAAGTGCCGATTAGTACATTTTTACTTGCTGTAAATGCGGTTATTTTCATCTTTGTTGCCATTTTGTTTTCAATTGAACAAGCGATGTTCTCATTAGCAATTTTCTATATTGTTACGAAGATGATTGATTTCATATTAGATGGCATTAATCAAGGAAAGAGCGTTATGATTATTTCTGGTAAAAATAAAGAAATAGGCGATCTACTTATGAAAGAATTGCAATTATCCGTTACGTATCTACATGGAGAAGGTGGTTTTTTAGGAGAACATAAGAGAATCATTTATTGTATTACAAACCGTTTCATTTATCCGAAAATGAAAGATCTCGTTCTCTCTGTAGATCCAACTGCTATTATTGAAGCTTCCTATTCAACAGAAACAACTGGTGTCAAACGTCCGGGAAGGGCAATGAGATCAGAAAAATAG
- a CDS encoding PLP-dependent aminotransferase family protein, with translation MDLTIPLVLQNKTPIYLQIYEYMKREISQGSLRAGTRLPSHRNLAMQLNVSRITVESAYQQLLAEGYVESKPKRGIFVAEVDIDVIQKKQQIASNIANNKESEQYDYDCSQGLIDQKSFPITNWKRALHETLFQYEDELFAKEDPQGELVLREHISKYLYHARGVHSSPDQIIVGAGTQPLLWLLLQLLGSKKEYGIENPGFHRIPAMIQSCGLPVHPIPLDDKGIHISTLRESGANVAYVTPSHQFPLGIIMPLSRRLELLKWANDCKGYIIEDDYDGEFRYIGKPIPSLQGLDSNERVIYMGTFSKSFLPSLRMGYIVLPPHLLKVYKELGGMFKQTVSTMQQLTFATFIQNGDWERHINRSRTLYKRKHISLIKSITNEMGNNVHILGEQSGLHIVLHVHNGMNERELLHVAAKQRIKLYPLSTYDSVHNVREESYVLLGFGSIPEDCIETVVKLLKKAWFPK, from the coding sequence ATGGATCTGACTATCCCATTAGTGTTACAAAATAAAACACCTATTTACTTACAAATTTACGAATATATGAAACGAGAAATCTCTCAAGGATCACTACGTGCTGGTACACGCCTTCCTTCTCATAGAAATTTAGCTATGCAACTTAATGTGAGCCGTATTACAGTTGAATCCGCTTATCAACAATTACTAGCTGAAGGGTATGTAGAAAGCAAACCGAAACGCGGAATTTTTGTTGCGGAAGTTGATATTGATGTCATTCAAAAGAAACAGCAAATTGCGTCAAACATTGCTAACAATAAAGAAAGCGAACAATATGATTATGATTGTAGTCAAGGACTTATTGATCAAAAGTCTTTTCCGATAACAAACTGGAAAAGAGCATTACACGAAACTTTATTTCAGTATGAAGATGAATTATTTGCTAAAGAAGATCCACAAGGTGAGCTCGTTCTACGAGAACATATTTCAAAATATTTATATCATGCTCGCGGGGTACATTCTTCACCTGATCAAATTATTGTTGGAGCAGGTACGCAACCTCTTCTTTGGCTACTCCTTCAACTACTTGGTTCAAAAAAAGAATACGGAATCGAAAATCCTGGATTTCACCGTATACCTGCCATGATTCAAAGTTGTGGCCTTCCTGTTCACCCGATTCCTTTAGATGATAAAGGGATTCATATTTCCACTTTGCGTGAATCGGGGGCCAATGTTGCATATGTCACTCCATCTCACCAATTCCCACTCGGAATCATTATGCCGTTATCTAGAAGACTCGAGTTATTAAAATGGGCAAATGATTGTAAGGGGTATATTATTGAAGATGATTACGACGGAGAATTTCGCTATATAGGAAAACCTATTCCTTCTTTACAAGGACTAGATTCAAATGAACGTGTTATTTATATGGGAACTTTCTCGAAATCTTTTTTACCTTCTTTACGAATGGGATATATCGTTTTACCACCTCATCTTTTAAAAGTCTATAAAGAACTTGGTGGTATGTTTAAACAAACTGTCTCTACAATGCAACAACTTACCTTCGCCACCTTTATTCAAAATGGGGATTGGGAACGTCATATTAACCGAAGTCGTACATTATATAAAAGAAAACATATTTCTTTAATTAAATCTATTACAAACGAAATGGGAAATAACGTTCATATACTCGGTGAACAATCCGGACTTCATATTGTACTTCACGTTCATAATGGGATGAACGAACGAGAACTTCTTCATGTAGCTGCAAAACAACGTATTAAGTTATACCCTCTCTCGACATACGATTCTGTTCATAATGTAAGGGAGGAATCGTATGTATTACTCGGTTTTGGCAGTATTCCAGAGGATTGTATCGAAACTGTTGTCAAATTACTGAAAAAAGCGTGGTTCCCTAAATAA
- a CDS encoding GNAT family N-acetyltransferase — MNIKEVVTEADLHDVFPVLQQLRTKLSREEASSLFQKMKEENYKLFSLRNEENEVVSLAGVAICTNFYNEKHVFVYDLVTAEAHRSKGYGNVLLSYVEKWGKEKGCSSIVLTSAFPRIDAHRFYEREGFDKVSYSFYKEL, encoded by the coding sequence ATGAATATTAAAGAAGTAGTAACAGAAGCGGATTTACACGATGTATTTCCTGTATTACAGCAATTGCGAACAAAACTTTCAAGAGAAGAAGCAAGTTCTTTATTTCAAAAAATGAAAGAAGAAAATTATAAACTATTTTCGCTGCGTAACGAAGAGAATGAAGTTGTTAGTCTAGCTGGTGTAGCGATTTGTACGAATTTTTATAATGAGAAACATGTTTTTGTGTATGACCTTGTAACCGCGGAAGCTCATAGATCAAAAGGGTATGGTAATGTTCTGCTGTCATATGTAGAAAAATGGGGGAAAGAAAAAGGGTGCAGTTCTATCGTTCTTACATCTGCGTTTCCAAGAATTGATGCACATCGTTTTTATGAAAGAGAGGGTTTTGATAAGGTAAGCTATTCTTTTTATAAAGAGTTATAA
- a CDS encoding GNAT family N-acetyltransferase yields the protein MKNVIIKGDKVTIRTIEESDIKTLWNLVFKEENPEWKKWDAPYFSFSMQEYSVYKEKMQTRLKEEPLSNLIIENNGQVIGTVGFYWEYKPTRWLEMGIVIYNPAYWNGGYGTEALTLYRDLLFEKMEIGRVGLTTWSGNERMMKVAEKIGMSLEGRMRKCRYYNGTYYDSIRMGMIREEWEALKN from the coding sequence ATGAAAAACGTAATCATAAAAGGGGATAAAGTAACAATTCGTACAATTGAAGAATCAGATATAAAAACATTATGGAATCTCGTGTTTAAAGAAGAAAATCCAGAATGGAAAAAATGGGATGCACCATATTTTTCGTTTTCGATGCAAGAATACTCAGTCTATAAGGAAAAGATGCAAACTCGTTTAAAAGAAGAACCGCTATCCAATTTAATTATAGAAAATAACGGTCAAGTTATAGGGACGGTCGGATTTTATTGGGAGTATAAACCGACGCGTTGGTTGGAGATGGGAATTGTCATTTATAATCCGGCTTACTGGAATGGCGGCTACGGTACAGAAGCGTTAACGTTATATCGGGATTTACTATTTGAAAAGATGGAGATTGGTAGAGTAGGGCTCACGACTTGGTCTGGTAATGAACGAATGATGAAAGTAGCGGAGAAAATAGGAATGAGCTTAGAAGGTAGAATGCGAAAATGCCGTTATTATAACGGAACGTACTATGACTCTATTCGAATGGGAATGATTCGTGAAGAATGGGAAGCGTTGAAAAATTAA
- a CDS encoding GNAT family N-acetyltransferase: protein MTYVIREMKQEDIHAVQSVAKIAWHDTYEGIIPREIQDSFLDEAYSEEKMKYRLENTHLFVAEEEGEVIGFANFSPVRLQNEAELGAIYLLPDQQGKGIGSALLQKGLTVLKGIRKLYIHVEAANEKGKRFYEAKGFAQLEEFEEDFEGHMMQTVRMVLYI from the coding sequence ATGACATATGTAATTAGAGAAATGAAGCAAGAAGATATTCATGCTGTACAATCAGTAGCGAAAATAGCTTGGCATGATACATACGAAGGCATTATTCCGAGAGAGATTCAAGACAGTTTTTTAGACGAGGCTTATTCTGAAGAAAAAATGAAATATCGTCTTGAGAATACACATTTATTCGTTGCAGAAGAAGAGGGAGAAGTAATTGGCTTTGCAAATTTTTCACCTGTTAGACTGCAAAACGAAGCAGAATTAGGTGCGATTTATTTGTTACCAGATCAACAAGGGAAAGGGATAGGAAGTGCTTTATTACAAAAAGGGTTAACAGTATTAAAAGGAATTCGGAAACTATACATTCATGTAGAAGCAGCGAATGAAAAAGGAAAACGTTTTTATGAAGCGAAAGGTTTTGCACAATTAGAGGAATTTGAAGAAGATTTTGAAGGACATATGATGCAGACAGTAAGGATGGTTTTATACATATAA
- a CDS encoding cupin, with translation MKIFDFSEKVGKQITAFQSNFIMSKIVNHQGNIHIGAMHLKENGIIGYHEAVVSQLLLIVDGEGYVCGANKEKVKVEAGQAVFWEKGEFHETSTEKGLMAIVIESEELEKGILMKEVGKFDD, from the coding sequence GTGAAAATCTTTGATTTTAGTGAAAAAGTAGGAAAGCAAATTACAGCATTTCAATCTAATTTCATAATGTCGAAAATAGTAAACCATCAAGGGAATATACATATCGGGGCTATGCATTTAAAAGAGAATGGAATAATTGGATATCATGAAGCAGTTGTATCGCAACTGCTTCTTATTGTGGACGGAGAAGGATATGTATGCGGGGCAAATAAAGAAAAAGTGAAGGTGGAAGCGGGACAAGCTGTGTTTTGGGAAAAGGGTGAATTTCATGAAACGAGTACAGAAAAGGGATTGATGGCAATTGTAATTGAGTCGGAGGAACTAGAAAAAGGAATTTTAATGAAAGAAGTAGGAAAGTTTGATGATTAA
- a CDS encoding DUF4176 domain-containing protein: MIIVIMVESAHKCNFDYVGVPYPVGYLGDEKVLRFNHDKIVEEMHRGYMTESELVEL; the protein is encoded by the coding sequence ATGATTATTGTTATAATGGTCGAATCGGCACATAAATGTAATTTTGATTATGTAGGTGTTCCTTATCCAGTGGGCTATTTAGGTGATGAAAAAGTATTACGTTTTAATCATGATAAGATTGTAGAGGAAATGCATAGAGGATATATGACTGAGAGTGAATTAGTAGAATTGTAA
- the ytfJ gene encoding GerW family sporulation protein, whose translation MDHPIQGLMKAAMENLKEMVDVNTIVGEPVQTADGGVVLTVSKVAFGFGAGGSDFQTNDGQRANGNPAFGGGSAGGVSITPVAFLVVNKDGVNILHLQNATHLAEKMIELAPQTIDKIQSMFQKDEKKEGNHHPQNPDEIL comes from the coding sequence GTGGATCATCCAATTCAAGGGTTAATGAAAGCAGCAATGGAAAATTTAAAAGAAATGGTCGATGTAAATACGATTGTTGGAGAGCCTGTTCAGACGGCTGACGGTGGTGTAGTGTTAACGGTTTCTAAAGTAGCGTTCGGTTTTGGAGCAGGAGGTTCTGATTTCCAAACGAATGATGGACAAAGAGCGAACGGTAACCCTGCATTTGGTGGCGGTAGCGCGGGTGGTGTTTCTATTACACCAGTAGCATTTCTTGTGGTGAATAAAGATGGAGTAAATATTCTGCATCTACAAAATGCGACACATTTAGCGGAAAAAATGATTGAATTAGCTCCACAAACAATTGATAAAATTCAATCGATGTTCCAAAAAGATGAAAAAAAAGAGGGAAATCATCATCCTCAAAATCCAGATGAAATCCTTTAA
- a CDS encoding oxalate:formate antiporter, translated as MSGGSDQVKNMIYINGNRRGHCFITSGITFKEFASNIPSPLHQVLLLKHNFEWTDFHYHTLFEYVEEENIHKLIQAEIDEFCWVDFDDASDLDELEPKEIAELLYLAHKKEPLARTFFPLLKNRFVYFSHDDGWYNKVYYRRIADFVGMLSKVIPYKLGAFGKKRFSFFQKSKIFPAISKEVIMGLLPLMEDGLYIDLAGKIESRRGLEIPVYVVGSYESTDEVLDNIDELKEEATETGWLIFDKKEQEWQWVVD; from the coding sequence TTGTCTGGAGGATCTGACCAAGTAAAGAATATGATATATATTAATGGTAATCGTCGAGGTCATTGTTTTATTACATCAGGAATTACGTTTAAAGAGTTTGCAAGTAACATCCCTTCACCGCTTCATCAAGTGTTGCTTTTAAAGCATAACTTTGAATGGACAGATTTTCATTATCATACTTTATTTGAATATGTTGAGGAAGAAAATATACATAAGTTAATTCAAGCAGAGATTGATGAATTTTGTTGGGTAGATTTTGATGATGCAAGCGATTTAGATGAACTAGAGCCAAAAGAAATTGCAGAGCTTTTATATTTGGCTCACAAAAAAGAACCACTTGCAAGAACGTTCTTTCCGTTATTGAAAAATAGATTTGTTTATTTTTCACATGATGACGGATGGTACAACAAAGTGTATTATCGTAGAATTGCAGACTTTGTAGGGATGTTAAGTAAAGTTATTCCTTATAAACTCGGTGCTTTCGGTAAGAAACGTTTTTCTTTCTTCCAAAAATCAAAAATTTTCCCAGCAATTTCAAAAGAAGTGATTATGGGGCTTCTTCCATTAATGGAAGATGGTCTTTATATTGATCTGGCAGGGAAAATTGAGTCAAGAAGGGGTCTTGAAATTCCGGTATATGTAGTTGGTTCGTATGAAAGTACGGATGAGGTACTAGATAATATCGATGAATTGAAAGAAGAAGCAACAGAGACTGGCTGGCTTATTTTTGATAAGAAAGAACAAGAGTGGCAATGGGTTGTGGACTAA
- a CDS encoding class I SAM-dependent methyltransferase, with protein MTKFNWHESAEKKWDSSAEFWNQNSQEMWDSGSRSTIIPFFEQYVKKEAEVLDVGCGDGYGTYKLSRTGYKAVGVDLSEVMIQKGKERGEGPDLSFIKGDLSSLPFENEQFEAIMAINSLEWTEEPLRALNEIKRVLKSDGYACIAILGPTAKPRENSYPRLYGKDVVCNTMMPWEFEQLAKEQGFKVVDGIGVYKRGVNEKMLGQLSTELQQSLTFLWVFMLKKHKEMKEFLGGK; from the coding sequence ATGACGAAATTTAATTGGCATGAATCAGCAGAAAAGAAATGGGATAGTAGTGCAGAGTTTTGGAATCAAAATAGTCAGGAGATGTGGGACAGCGGGAGTAGGAGTACAATTATTCCGTTTTTTGAACAGTACGTGAAGAAAGAAGCCGAGGTGCTCGATGTTGGTTGTGGTGATGGATACGGTACATATAAATTAAGTCGCACGGGCTATAAAGCAGTTGGAGTGGATTTATCAGAAGTGATGATTCAAAAAGGGAAGGAGCGCGGAGAAGGACCTGATTTATCTTTTATAAAAGGAGATCTTTCTTCCTTACCATTTGAAAATGAACAATTTGAAGCAATTATGGCAATTAATTCTTTAGAATGGACCGAGGAGCCATTACGAGCATTAAATGAGATAAAGCGTGTTCTAAAAAGTGATGGATATGCATGTATTGCAATTTTAGGACCGACAGCAAAGCCGCGCGAGAACAGTTATCCTCGTTTATACGGCAAAGACGTTGTTTGTAATACGATGATGCCCTGGGAATTTGAACAGTTAGCAAAAGAACAAGGTTTTAAAGTTGTAGATGGTATCGGTGTATATAAGCGCGGAGTAAATGAGAAGATGTTAGGTCAACTATCTACAGAGTTACAACAATCGTTAACGTTCTTATGGGTATTTATGTTAAAAAAGCATAAAGAAATGAAAGAATTTTTAGGAGGTAAATAA
- a CDS encoding formate--tetrahydrofolate ligase: protein MTTTTTVKSDIEIAQEANMKKIQEIAADLNILEDELEPYGHYKGKLSLDIFKRLQNEKDGKVVLVTAINPTPAGEGKSTVTVGLGQAFNKIGKKTVIALREPSLGPTMGLKGGAAGGGFSQVVPMEDINLHFTGDIHAITTANNALAAFIDNHIQQGNTLGIDTRKIVWKRCVDLNDRALRNVVIGLGGPVQGVPREDGFDITVASEIMAVFCLATDIQDLKARLSRIVVAYNFANQPVTVKDLGVEGALTLLLKDALKPNLVQTLENTPAIIHGGPFANIAHGCNSVIATTMAAKLGDYVITEAGFGADLGAEKFLDIKARAAGIKPEAVVIVATIRALKMHGGVAKDQLKEENVDALAKGMENLQKHVETIQSFGVPFVIAINKFITDTDAEVAYLQEWCNERGYAVSLTEVWEKGGQGGVDLAEKVLKEIEKGENNYAPLYELELPLEEKIRTIAQKVYGAKDIEFAPKARKQLAQYEGEGWSNLPICMAKTQYSLSDDATKLGRPSDFIVTIRELKPSIGAGFIVALTGTMLTMPGLPKQPAALQMDVNEDGKAVGLF from the coding sequence ATGACAACTACTACAACAGTTAAATCCGATATTGAAATCGCACAAGAAGCGAATATGAAAAAGATTCAAGAAATTGCAGCTGATTTAAATATTTTAGAAGATGAATTAGAGCCATACGGGCATTATAAAGGTAAGTTATCTCTTGATATTTTTAAGCGCTTACAAAATGAGAAAGACGGTAAAGTTGTTTTAGTAACAGCGATTAACCCAACTCCAGCTGGAGAAGGTAAATCAACAGTAACAGTTGGTTTAGGTCAAGCTTTTAATAAAATTGGTAAGAAAACAGTAATTGCACTTCGCGAACCATCTCTTGGACCAACGATGGGGCTAAAAGGCGGAGCAGCAGGTGGTGGTTTTTCACAGGTTGTACCAATGGAAGACATTAACCTTCACTTTACTGGAGATATCCATGCGATCACAACTGCTAATAACGCGTTAGCCGCGTTTATTGATAATCATATCCAACAAGGAAATACACTTGGAATTGATACGCGTAAAATCGTTTGGAAACGTTGTGTTGACTTAAATGATCGTGCCCTTCGTAACGTAGTAATTGGTCTTGGTGGACCGGTTCAAGGTGTACCACGTGAAGACGGTTTTGATATTACAGTAGCATCTGAAATTATGGCCGTATTCTGCCTTGCGACAGATATTCAAGATTTAAAAGCACGTCTATCACGCATCGTAGTTGCTTATAATTTTGCAAATCAACCTGTAACGGTTAAAGATTTAGGTGTAGAAGGTGCGTTAACATTATTATTAAAAGATGCATTAAAGCCAAACTTAGTGCAAACGTTAGAAAATACACCAGCTATCATTCATGGCGGACCATTTGCGAATATCGCTCATGGTTGTAACAGTGTTATCGCTACAACAATGGCAGCAAAATTAGGTGATTATGTTATTACAGAAGCTGGATTTGGTGCAGATTTAGGTGCTGAGAAGTTTTTAGATATTAAAGCTCGTGCAGCTGGCATTAAACCAGAAGCAGTTGTTATTGTTGCGACGATTCGTGCGCTTAAAATGCATGGTGGCGTAGCAAAAGATCAATTAAAAGAAGAAAATGTAGATGCATTAGCAAAAGGTATGGAGAACTTACAGAAGCACGTTGAAACAATTCAAAGCTTCGGTGTGCCTTTCGTAATTGCAATTAATAAATTCATTACAGATACAGATGCAGAAGTTGCATACTTACAAGAATGGTGTAATGAGCGTGGCTATGCGGTATCCTTAACAGAAGTTTGGGAAAAAGGTGGCCAAGGCGGAGTTGACCTTGCTGAAAAAGTGTTAAAAGAAATTGAAAAAGGTGAAAACAACTACGCACCACTTTATGAATTAGAATTACCATTAGAAGAGAAAATTCGTACAATTGCTCAAAAAGTGTATGGCGCAAAAGACATTGAATTTGCTCCGAAAGCACGTAAGCAATTAGCTCAATATGAAGGCGAAGGTTGGAGTAACCTACCAATTTGTATGGCGAAAACACAATACTCTCTTTCTGACGATGCAACGAAATTAGGTCGTCCATCTGACTTTATCGTTACAATTCGTGAGCTAAAACCATCTATTGGTGCAGGCTTTATCGTTGCGTTAACAGGAACAATGTTAACAATGCCAGGCCTTCCAAAACAACCAGCAGCACTACAAATGGATGTAAATGAAGATGGAAAAGCAGTAGGTTTATTCTAA
- a CDS encoding DEAD/DEAH box helicase, with protein MIKDMQPFLQQAWEKAGFKELTEIQKQAIPTILEGQDVIAESPTGTGKTLAYLLPLLHKINPEVKQPQVVVLAPTRELVMQIHEEVQKFTAGTEISGASLIGGADIKRQVEKLKKHPRVIVGSPGRILELIRMKKLKMHEVKTIVFDEFDQIVKQKMMGAVQDVIKSTMRDRQLVFFSATMTKAAEDAARDLAVEPQLVRVTRAESKSLVEHTYIICERREKNDYVRRIMHMGDVKAVAFLNDPFRLDEITEKLKFRKMKAAALHAEASKQEREATMRAFRGGKLEILLATDIAARGIDIDDLTHVIHLELPDTVDQYIHRSGRTGRMGKEGTVVSLVTPQEERKLLQFAKKLGIVFTKQEMFKGSFVETKPKAPKKKKPAFTGKKKPR; from the coding sequence ATGATAAAAGATATGCAACCATTTTTACAACAAGCTTGGGAGAAGGCTGGTTTTAAGGAGTTAACTGAAATTCAAAAACAAGCGATTCCAACTATTTTAGAAGGACAAGACGTTATAGCTGAATCTCCAACTGGAACAGGAAAAACATTAGCGTACTTATTACCCCTTTTACATAAAATCAATCCTGAAGTAAAACAGCCGCAAGTTGTTGTTTTAGCGCCAACACGTGAACTTGTCATGCAAATTCATGAGGAGGTTCAAAAGTTTACAGCAGGAACTGAAATTTCAGGTGCATCTTTAATTGGTGGTGCAGATATTAAGCGCCAAGTAGAAAAATTAAAAAAACACCCAAGAGTAATTGTCGGTTCACCAGGTCGTATTTTAGAATTAATTCGTATGAAAAAGCTAAAAATGCATGAAGTGAAAACAATTGTATTTGATGAGTTTGATCAAATTGTAAAACAAAAGATGATGGGCGCTGTGCAGGATGTAATTAAATCTACGATGCGTGATCGTCAATTAGTATTCTTCTCAGCGACAATGACAAAAGCAGCAGAAGATGCGGCGCGTGATTTAGCAGTTGAGCCACAATTAGTACGTGTAACACGTGCAGAGTCAAAAAGCTTAGTTGAGCATACGTATATCATTTGTGAGCGACGTGAGAAAAATGATTATGTAAGAAGAATTATGCATATGGGCGATGTAAAAGCAGTTGCTTTCTTAAACGACCCATTCCGTTTAGATGAAATTACTGAGAAATTGAAATTCCGTAAAATGAAAGCAGCAGCTCTTCATGCAGAAGCAAGTAAACAAGAGCGTGAAGCAACAATGCGTGCATTCCGCGGCGGGAAATTAGAAATTTTACTTGCTACTGATATTGCAGCACGCGGTATCGATATTGACGATTTAACACATGTAATTCACTTAGAATTACCAGACACAGTAGACCAATATATTCACCGCTCTGGACGTACTGGACGTATGGGTAAAGAAGGAACTGTTGTATCTCTTGTAACACCGCAAGAAGAGCGTAAATTACTACAATTTGCGAAAAAACTAGGCATCGTATTTACGAAGCAAGAAATGTTCAAAGGATCATTTGTAGAAACAAAACCGAAAGCACCAAAGAAAAAGAAACCAGCATTTACTGGGAAGAAAAAGCCTAGATAA
- a CDS encoding VOC family protein, with translation MIHKVGQIMLYVNNQDEAVNFWKEKVGFHVVAEEDNKQGMRWIEIAPKSGAETSIILHNKEVISKMSPELNLGTPSLMFFSENLDQLYTDLTNKNVTVGEMVTMPSGKVFNFADSEGNYFAVMEKNQ, from the coding sequence ATGATCCATAAAGTAGGACAAATTATGTTATATGTAAATAATCAAGATGAGGCAGTCAATTTTTGGAAGGAAAAGGTAGGGTTTCATGTAGTAGCAGAGGAAGATAACAAGCAAGGAATGAGATGGATTGAAATCGCTCCGAAAAGCGGTGCTGAAACGAGCATTATACTACATAATAAAGAAGTGATTTCTAAAATGAGCCCAGAATTGAATCTTGGTACACCATCTTTAATGTTCTTCTCAGAAAATCTTGATCAATTATATACAGATTTAACAAATAAAAATGTTACTGTTGGAGAAATGGTAACTATGCCTTCTGGTAAAGTGTTTAACTTTGCTGATAGTGAAGGGAATTATTTTGCGGTTATGGAAAAGAACCAATAA
- a CDS encoding zinc dependent phospholipase C family protein, producing the protein MGSRIMHAIIANGIAEKLCIQDKTSFILGGVAPDAVHSAEEKGTSHFYASTTKNYTRRIAFNSFFQKYKAQMDSPFLLGYYTHLIADDNWLSGFFLPWLKNRIENDETIAPLYYNDFKLLNAKLLHHYDKEQQLFSLLNQDTHIVDIEEVSKENVLEFRKYLFEDMLYPEQHLHKDLQVFTFNQIIGYIETAIEKGVFYINQLSNEKSTSNM; encoded by the coding sequence ATGGGATCACGAATTATGCATGCTATTATCGCTAACGGTATTGCCGAAAAACTATGTATTCAAGATAAAACTTCTTTCATACTCGGAGGTGTAGCCCCTGATGCGGTTCATTCAGCAGAAGAAAAAGGAACTTCACACTTTTACGCTAGCACAACGAAAAATTATACGAGAAGGATAGCTTTCAATTCTTTTTTTCAAAAATATAAAGCTCAAATGGATTCCCCTTTTCTCTTAGGCTATTACACTCACCTCATTGCCGATGATAATTGGCTAAGTGGATTTTTTCTACCTTGGTTAAAAAATAGAATAGAAAATGACGAGACGATCGCACCCCTGTACTATAACGATTTTAAATTGTTAAATGCAAAGTTGCTTCATCATTACGATAAAGAACAACAGCTCTTCTCGCTTCTCAATCAAGATACTCACATTGTCGATATTGAAGAGGTTTCTAAAGAAAATGTTTTAGAATTTCGAAAATATCTTTTTGAAGATATGTTGTATCCAGAGCAACATTTGCATAAAGACTTACAGGTGTTTACGTTTAATCAAATCATTGGTTATATTGAGACAGCTATTGAAAAAGGCGTATTTTATATTAATCAACTCTCTAATGAAAAATCCACTTCAAATATGTAA